Proteins found in one Deinococcus multiflagellatus genomic segment:
- a CDS encoding DUF554 domain-containing protein, which produces MSLLSQLSGTLVNVGTVLAGTALGLLIGHRLPERTQRTLLQTLSLVTLFLGLDMAASLNRVSGGAVPGVILALISLAAGAVLGEALRIEEALERLGETLKRRFRGGGRFTEGFVAASLLFCVGPMTVVGGLQNGLTGDASTYILKSVLDGIAALALAGAYGLGVGFSAVTVLLLQGAISLAAGGLASSLLGGADPATLKANPYVLLITGAGGITIIGISWNLMLAGLGVEDRRVRVGSLLPALLLAPLALWLSRTLG; this is translated from the coding sequence ATGAGTCTGCTCTCCCAACTGTCGGGCACGCTGGTGAACGTGGGCACGGTGCTGGCCGGCACCGCCCTGGGCCTGCTGATCGGCCACCGCCTGCCCGAACGCACCCAGCGCACCCTGCTGCAAACCCTCAGTCTGGTCACGCTGTTTCTGGGGCTGGACATGGCCGCGTCGCTGAACCGGGTCAGCGGCGGCGCCGTGCCCGGGGTCATTCTGGCGCTGATCAGCCTCGCCGCCGGGGCCGTGCTGGGCGAGGCGCTGCGCATTGAAGAGGCGCTGGAACGGCTGGGCGAGACCCTCAAGCGGCGTTTCCGGGGAGGCGGGCGCTTTACCGAAGGCTTCGTGGCGGCCAGCCTGCTGTTTTGCGTGGGGCCCATGACCGTGGTGGGGGGCCTGCAAAACGGCCTGACCGGCGACGCCTCCACCTATATCCTCAAAAGCGTGCTGGACGGCATTGCGGCCCTGGCGCTGGCGGGGGCCTATGGCCTGGGCGTGGGCTTCAGCGCCGTGACGGTGCTGCTGCTGCAGGGCGCCATCAGCCTCGCTGCCGGCGGGCTGGCCAGCAGCCTGCTGGGCGGCGCGGACCCGGCGACCCTCAAGGCCAATCCCTACGTGCTGCTGATCACCGGAGCGGGCGGCATCACCATCATCGGGATCAGCTGGAACCTGATGCTGGCGGGGCTGGGCGTGGAAGACCGCCGCGTGCGGGTGGGCAGCCTGTTGCCGGCCCTGCTGCTGGCGCCGCTGGCCCTGTGGCTGAGCCGCACCCTGGGCTGA
- a CDS encoding YggS family pyridoxal phosphate enzyme: protein MSLPEVLSGIRAAEAQAGRAPGSARLVAVTKGQTLEAIDRCVLSHGTFPLGEGRAQELRDKAAARPDLEWHYLGALQRNKVKYLRPAALVHSLEAVWQAQAIAQAAQGWGRAPAVLLQVHNGEAQKHGIEVELLPGVLREVQATGLSVRGLMVMAPDLDGHPARDERLLALFQDTARRAHDLGLSELSMGMSGDYPLAVHAGATLVRVGRSLFS from the coding sequence ATGAGCCTGCCAGAGGTGCTCTCCGGCATCCGCGCCGCCGAGGCCCAGGCGGGGCGCGCGCCCGGCAGCGCCCGGCTGGTGGCGGTCACCAAGGGCCAGACCCTGGAGGCCATTGACCGCTGCGTCCTGTCTCACGGCACTTTTCCGCTGGGTGAGGGCCGCGCCCAGGAACTGCGCGACAAGGCCGCCGCGCGCCCCGACCTGGAATGGCATTACCTGGGCGCGCTGCAGCGCAACAAGGTCAAGTACCTGCGCCCGGCAGCGCTGGTGCACAGCCTGGAAGCGGTGTGGCAGGCGCAGGCCATTGCCCAGGCCGCCCAGGGCTGGGGCCGGGCGCCTGCGGTGCTGCTGCAGGTGCACAACGGCGAGGCGCAGAAACACGGCATTGAGGTGGAGCTGCTGCCCGGCGTGCTGCGCGAGGTGCAGGCCACCGGGCTGAGCGTGCGCGGCCTCATGGTGATGGCCCCGGATCTGGACGGGCACCCGGCGCGCGACGAGCGCCTGCTGGCCCTCTTTCAGGACACGGCGCGGCGCGCGCACGACCTGGGTCTGTCAGAGTTGAGTATGGGCATGAGCGGGGATTACCCGCTGGCCGTGCACGCTGGAGCCACCCTGGTGCGGGTGGGAAGGAGTCTGTTCTCGTGA
- a CDS encoding DUF4034 domain-containing protein → MNAAPDLLRLLRDEQYGTLQEHLGGLQRQFEAGQLAERDLLNAFQAFQQPDPALGERFSAWMDAHVGSYEAHVALAEWLLSRAWAARGEAKSSHVSDQGWRGLEHFTEQATACAGHAVTLTANPLAAWAVIGWAANSLGCRVSAAEVDAQQYPDWFTQGLAANPQSLTLRRIMLYHLREEWGGSEAQMLAFVRHQQASGLLSETDMQRLWAEFHVCVSHHAMAFTRDFVVAVERAQLAANLRDLHANQLFVALTIAGRSLAERRAALERYLAAAEQDEDAALDGNGLIAFVHGWQGLEDLAPRVAGLLRRAAERGDTDAMIGLGKLQLAGPAWRLPDALPWLLRARDEGNREAAELLVVLRADQEPEEVNRDALRAADLGSPDLSWHVYGHFGAFRQQFGLDERDRYRYLLRAADAGNNDARVALAQQLRAGRVEVGGDGVLRPVKTRPIQDSLNYARHLLERAEGSGHAGAQRLLARSKARDWEAGTARRALLWPALPFTLSALPSTLSALPLPTAGQALRPLLALGIMSVVLFRACHQAEPSEPWRQVLTPEQRALVERIESGDARPVFEGDRLRLDDVKPAVP, encoded by the coding sequence ATGAACGCCGCCCCCGACCTTCTGCGCCTGCTGCGCGACGAGCAGTACGGCACCCTTCAAGAGCATCTGGGCGGGCTGCAGCGCCAGTTTGAGGCCGGGCAGCTGGCCGAGCGCGACCTGCTGAACGCTTTTCAGGCCTTCCAGCAGCCGGACCCCGCGCTGGGGGAGCGCTTCAGCGCGTGGATGGACGCGCATGTGGGCTCTTACGAGGCGCATGTGGCGCTGGCAGAGTGGCTGCTGTCGCGGGCCTGGGCCGCGCGGGGAGAGGCAAAGTCCAGCCATGTGAGCGATCAGGGGTGGCGTGGGCTGGAGCACTTTACCGAACAGGCCACCGCCTGCGCCGGGCACGCCGTGACACTCACGGCCAATCCCCTGGCAGCGTGGGCCGTGATTGGCTGGGCCGCCAACAGTCTGGGCTGCCGAGTTTCGGCCGCCGAGGTGGACGCCCAGCAGTATCCCGACTGGTTTACCCAGGGACTGGCGGCCAATCCGCAAAGCCTGACCTTAAGGCGCATCATGCTCTACCACCTGCGCGAGGAATGGGGCGGCAGCGAGGCGCAGATGCTGGCGTTCGTGCGCCACCAGCAGGCCAGCGGTCTGCTCTCCGAGACAGACATGCAGCGCCTCTGGGCCGAATTTCACGTCTGTGTGTCGCACCACGCGATGGCGTTTACCCGCGACTTTGTGGTGGCGGTTGAGCGTGCCCAGCTGGCGGCCAACCTGCGCGACCTCCATGCCAACCAGCTGTTTGTCGCCCTGACCATTGCCGGGCGTTCCCTGGCCGAGCGCCGCGCGGCTCTGGAGCGCTATCTGGCTGCCGCCGAGCAGGATGAGGACGCTGCGCTGGACGGCAATGGCCTCATCGCTTTCGTGCACGGCTGGCAGGGGCTTGAAGACTTGGCCCCCCGCGTGGCGGGCCTCCTCAGGCGCGCGGCAGAGCGGGGTGACACCGACGCCATGATCGGCTTGGGCAAGCTGCAACTGGCGGGGCCGGCGTGGCGTCTGCCCGACGCCCTACCCTGGCTGCTGCGGGCCCGCGATGAAGGCAACCGCGAGGCCGCTGAACTGCTCGTGGTCCTGCGTGCGGACCAGGAGCCCGAAGAGGTCAACCGGGATGCCCTGCGGGCCGCTGACCTGGGAAGTCCCGACCTGAGCTGGCACGTCTATGGGCACTTTGGTGCCTTTCGCCAGCAATTTGGTCTGGACGAGCGAGACCGTTACCGCTATCTGCTGCGCGCCGCAGACGCGGGAAACAATGACGCCCGCGTCGCGCTGGCCCAGCAGCTGCGGGCCGGGCGCGTCGAAGTGGGCGGCGACGGGGTGCTGCGCCCGGTTAAGACGCGCCCCATCCAGGACAGCCTGAATTACGCGCGCCACCTGCTGGAGCGGGCTGAGGGGAGCGGTCATGCAGGTGCCCAGCGCCTGCTGGCCCGCAGCAAGGCGCGTGACTGGGAAGCGGGGACGGCCCGGCGTGCACTGCTGTGGCCGGCGCTGCCCTTCACGCTGTCGGCCCTGCCCTCCACGCTTTCCGCTTTGCCACTGCCCACCGCTGGTCAGGCCCTGCGGCCCCTGCTGGCGCTGGGCATCATGTCCGTGGTGCTGTTCCGGGCCTGTCATCAGGCAGAGCCCTCTGAGCCGTGGCGTCAGGTTCTTACACCGGAGCAGCGGGCCCTGGTGGAACGCATCGAAAGCGGCGACGCGCGGCCAGTGTTTGAAGGGGACCGTCTGCGCCTTGACGATGTGAAGCCAGCTGTGCCCTGA
- a CDS encoding phosphotransferase enzyme family protein has translation MSNSTPGSRFSPSRSARIEPFVETIQSESTSPARVPRPPPRARRARAPRHRGGPRRWRAHPGPRAHPAGRHPGAAGPGWAALFECAPGEPVPRAALTPAHAAALGEFLAQLHAQLPATVAFEVPPLAPPAPVARTTERLEAVRAAILARPTPDEVDRWALVRTEQRLTHLRTGPRPDPAPADTRPALPHRFLHGDYHDGNVFFQAGQPAALIDWEQTRLAPRAWEIVRALHLSLGLQADLGRSFLAGYRTRQPLSHEELQAGADLYATLQERNVWTLEGVYLQGNPGPRRFVRPPPYVPFGMAWAAAGLR, from the coding sequence GTGAGCAACTCCACGCCGGGCAGCCGCTTTTCTCCTTCTCGCTCCGCTCGGATTGAACCGTTTGTAGAAACGATCCAATCGGAGTCCACATCACCTGCGCGTGTACCGCGACCCCCGCCCCGAGCGCGCCGGGCGCGAGCACCACGCCATAGGGGTGGCCCGCGCCGCTGGCGTGCCCACCCCGGCCCCCGTGCCCACCCGGCAGGGCGGCACCCTGGCGCGGCTGGCCCTGGGTGGGCGGCCCTGTTTGAATGCGCCCCCGGTGAGCCTGTGCCCCGGGCCGCCCTGACCCCGGCCCACGCGGCAGCGCTGGGAGAGTTCCTGGCGCAGCTTCACGCCCAGCTGCCCGCCACGGTGGCGTTCGAGGTGCCGCCCCTGGCCCCGCCTGCCCCGGTGGCGCGCACCACCGAGCGGCTGGAAGCCGTGCGCGCCGCCATCCTGGCCCGGCCCACGCCAGACGAGGTGGACCGCTGGGCCCTGGTCCGCACCGAGCAGCGGCTGACCCATCTGCGCACCGGGCCGCGCCCGGACCCCGCCCCAGCAGACACGAGGCCCGCACTGCCCCACCGCTTCCTCCACGGCGATTACCACGACGGCAACGTGTTCTTTCAGGCGGGGCAACCCGCCGCCCTGATTGACTGGGAGCAGACCCGGCTGGCACCGCGCGCCTGGGAAATCGTGCGCGCCTTGCACCTGAGCCTGGGCCTGCAGGCCGACCTGGGCCGCTCGTTCCTGGCGGGCTACCGCACGCGGCAACCCCTCTCCCACGAGGAATTGCAGGCCGGCGCCGACCTGTACGCCACCCTGCAGGAGCGCAACGTGTGGACCCTGGAAGGCGTGTACCTCCAGGGCAATCCAGGGCCCCGCCGCTTTGTGCGTCCGCCGCCCTACGTGCCGTTTGGGATGGCCTGGGCTGCCGCCGGGCTGCGCTGA
- a CDS encoding 2-phosphosulfolactate phosphatase, which translates to MRLRVDLLPHGTYPDVVVVVDVLRATTTAVTYLERGADALLLTATPEVALALRDGAPEGSPYLLGGERGGLPIPGFDFGNSPAEAAGQNFTRKTVVMNTTNGTGAAHTAAQTGKHIFLAALTNAHAAARRARAAATEEIAIVCAGTDNHVGLEDVYAAGVLAEYLLAMGEFTVDDGARIALTVRRNGGNPLEALSSSGHGQHLSRLGLGEDVRFAAGLSTSTLVPTLIPGEGAPEGTLRFTAG; encoded by the coding sequence ATGCGCCTGCGCGTTGACCTGCTGCCGCACGGCACCTACCCCGACGTGGTGGTGGTGGTGGACGTGCTGCGCGCCACGACCACCGCCGTGACCTACTTGGAACGCGGCGCCGACGCCCTGCTGCTGACCGCCACCCCAGAGGTGGCCCTGGCCCTGCGCGACGGCGCACCTGAAGGCAGCCCCTACCTGCTGGGCGGCGAGCGCGGCGGCCTGCCCATTCCCGGCTTTGACTTTGGCAACAGTCCTGCCGAGGCGGCGGGCCAGAACTTCACCAGGAAAACGGTGGTTATGAACACCACCAACGGCACCGGCGCGGCCCACACGGCGGCCCAGACCGGCAAACACATCTTTCTGGCCGCCCTGACCAACGCCCACGCGGCGGCCCGCCGCGCCCGCGCTGCCGCCACCGAGGAAATCGCCATTGTCTGCGCCGGCACCGACAATCATGTGGGCCTGGAAGATGTGTACGCGGCCGGCGTGCTGGCCGAATACCTGCTGGCGATGGGCGAATTCACCGTGGACGACGGCGCCCGCATTGCCCTGACGGTGCGCCGCAACGGCGGGAACCCCTTAGAAGCCCTGAGCAGCAGCGGCCACGGCCAGCACCTCAGCCGCTTGGGGCTGGGCGAGGACGTGCGCTTTGCCGCCGGCCTGAGCACCAGCACCCTGGTCCCCACGCTGATTCCCGGCGAGGGTGCCCCCGAAGGCACCCTGAGATTCACGGCAGGTTAA
- a CDS encoding DivIVA domain-containing protein encodes MKFTPLDVRHQEFPTRLGAYDRAAVRAFLNELSDDLEALLHEQQAMREQVATLERALEDQRQNEDEIRRAVVAAERISHELRENAVREADLMVAQARQQRDTLDHDTQARREALEAGHQARMAELERVAAQRAAELERAHHDLSATRERAQAERLSQLERTFSARHAELTARLTGARQEYAQFLSAYRALVGSFSELAARHGAPDDHPLPLGTLPSPAVTSLTAGAAPQPPSEPPAPDAVPAAPLQEMATDAPQAPIDEATFDAQAARRAAVAAGVALLTRLSPDSPDEQRPVRVEGQQFL; translated from the coding sequence GTGAAATTCACCCCCCTTGACGTGCGTCACCAGGAATTTCCCACCCGGCTGGGCGCCTATGACCGCGCCGCCGTGCGCGCCTTCCTGAACGAGCTCTCCGATGACCTCGAAGCCCTGCTGCATGAACAGCAGGCCATGCGCGAGCAGGTGGCCACGTTGGAGCGCGCCCTGGAGGACCAGCGCCAGAACGAGGACGAGATTCGCCGCGCGGTGGTGGCCGCCGAGCGCATTTCCCACGAACTGCGCGAGAACGCCGTGCGCGAGGCCGACCTGATGGTGGCGCAGGCCCGCCAGCAGCGCGACACGCTGGACCACGACACCCAGGCCCGGCGCGAGGCCCTGGAGGCCGGGCACCAGGCGCGCATGGCCGAACTGGAGCGGGTGGCCGCCCAGCGCGCCGCCGAACTGGAGCGCGCCCACCATGATCTGAGTGCCACCCGTGAGCGCGCCCAGGCCGAGCGCCTGAGCCAGCTGGAACGCACCTTCAGCGCGCGCCACGCCGAGCTGACCGCGCGCCTCACCGGGGCCCGGCAGGAATACGCGCAGTTCCTGAGCGCCTACCGCGCCCTGGTGGGCTCGTTCTCCGAGCTGGCCGCGCGGCACGGCGCCCCCGACGACCATCCGCTGCCCCTAGGCACCCTGCCCAGTCCGGCCGTGACCAGTCTCACGGCCGGCGCGGCGCCCCAGCCCCCCAGCGAGCCCCCTGCACCGGACGCCGTGCCCGCTGCCCCACTGCAGGAAATGGCCACCGACGCCCCCCAGGCCCCCATTGACGAGGCAACCTTCGATGCCCAGGCCGCCCGGCGCGCCGCTGTGGCCGCTGGGGTGGCGCTGCTCACCCGCCTCTCGCCCGACAGCCCCGACGAACAGCGCCCCGTGCGGGTGGAAGGGCAGCAGTTCCTTTGA
- the nspC gene encoding carboxynorspermidine decarboxylase → MTASDLSLPAVTPVASVDFAAIPSPAFVLDESRLRRNLALISQVQRESGAQIIVAFKGFSMWSAFPILREYGITGATASSLNEALLAREEMQGEVHVYAPAYSDEEFPRILELADHLVFNSFSQWQRFKPQVEAARAAGRTLHVGIRVNPEYAEVETDLYNPAGPFSRLGVTRREFRPELMDGVDGLHFHTLCEKDSDTLERTLEVLERNFGDVLGQVKWVNFGGGHLMTREGYDIPRLIRVVRAFREKWGVHVILEPGSAFGWQTGWLVSSVLDVVHNVKDAALLDISVSAHMPDVLEMPYRPRILGAGDPPEHDHREAVDAPPGHPYLIGGTTCLAGDVVGEYVFPGPLAVGDRVVFDDMIHYTMVKTTFFNGVKHPDIGILRLDGTYERVKTFGYEEFKAKLS, encoded by the coding sequence ATGACGGCTTCTGACCTGTCCCTCCCGGCGGTGACCCCGGTGGCCTCCGTGGATTTCGCGGCCATTCCCAGTCCGGCCTTTGTGCTCGACGAATCACGCCTGCGCCGCAACCTCGCCCTGATCTCCCAGGTGCAGCGCGAGAGCGGCGCGCAGATCATCGTGGCCTTCAAGGGCTTTTCGATGTGGTCGGCCTTTCCCATTCTGCGCGAGTACGGCATCACGGGCGCCACCGCCAGCAGCCTGAACGAGGCCCTCCTGGCGCGAGAGGAGATGCAGGGCGAGGTCCATGTGTACGCGCCCGCCTACAGCGACGAGGAGTTTCCGCGCATCCTGGAACTGGCTGATCACCTCGTGTTCAACTCGTTCTCGCAGTGGCAGCGCTTCAAGCCGCAGGTCGAAGCGGCGCGGGCCGCCGGGCGCACCCTGCATGTGGGCATCCGCGTGAACCCCGAATATGCCGAGGTGGAAACGGACCTGTACAACCCCGCCGGGCCCTTTTCCCGCCTGGGCGTCACGCGCCGTGAATTCCGCCCGGAGCTGATGGACGGCGTGGACGGCCTGCACTTCCATACCCTGTGCGAAAAAGACAGTGACACCCTGGAGCGCACCCTGGAAGTGCTGGAGCGCAACTTCGGGGACGTGCTGGGGCAGGTGAAGTGGGTGAACTTCGGCGGCGGCCACCTGATGACCCGCGAGGGCTACGACATCCCCCGCCTGATTCGCGTGGTGCGCGCCTTCCGCGAGAAATGGGGCGTGCACGTCATTCTGGAGCCCGGCAGCGCCTTTGGCTGGCAGACGGGCTGGCTGGTCAGCTCGGTGCTGGACGTGGTGCACAACGTCAAGGACGCCGCGCTGCTGGACATCTCGGTGTCGGCCCACATGCCCGACGTGCTGGAAATGCCCTACCGCCCCCGCATTCTGGGCGCCGGCGACCCCCCCGAACACGACCACCGCGAGGCCGTGGACGCCCCCCCCGGCCACCCGTACCTGATCGGCGGCACCACCTGTCTGGCGGGCGATGTGGTGGGCGAATACGTGTTTCCTGGGCCCCTGGCTGTTGGCGACCGGGTGGTCTTTGACGACATGATTCACTACACGATGGTCAAGACCACCTTCTTCAACGGCGTCAAGCACCCCGACATCGGCATTCTGCGCCTGGACGGCACCTACGAGCGCGTGAAAACCTTCGGCTACGAGGAATTCAAGGCCAAGCTGAGTTGA
- a CDS encoding DcrB-related protein: MTLSRPLLTLILLSGVAHAATYKDPSGTFSATVPAGWQQGSYPGTAVVFAAKPESGFASNINVIVQPLPAGMTQAQYHALSVKQIGQLITDGKILKNEAATLGGIKGNRLVYTGRQGQYKLYFIATYAVKGNRAYVVTATSRQGQEAKLAPVNDAFIKSFKVLK, translated from the coding sequence ATGACCCTGTCCCGCCCCCTGCTGACCCTGATCCTGCTCTCGGGGGTGGCCCACGCCGCCACCTACAAGGACCCTTCCGGCACCTTCTCGGCCACCGTGCCGGCAGGCTGGCAGCAGGGGTCGTACCCCGGTACGGCGGTGGTGTTCGCCGCCAAGCCCGAGAGCGGCTTTGCGTCGAACATCAACGTGATTGTGCAGCCCCTCCCCGCTGGCATGACCCAGGCGCAGTACCACGCCCTGAGCGTCAAGCAGATTGGGCAGCTGATCACCGACGGCAAGATTCTGAAAAACGAGGCGGCCACCCTGGGCGGCATAAAGGGCAACCGGCTGGTGTACACCGGGCGCCAGGGGCAGTACAAGCTGTATTTCATCGCCACCTACGCGGTGAAGGGCAACCGCGCCTACGTGGTGACCGCCACCAGCCGCCAGGGCCAGGAAGCCAAGCTGGCCCCCGTGAACGACGCCTTTATCAAGAGCTTCAAAGTGCTCAAGTAA
- a CDS encoding cytochrome P450, translating into MSAPPAHPGLPTFTLPLEDPAFLRDPYPLLAELRAWAPAFYDPGMGRVVLTRHAEISAALRDRRLGRSALHRYSRDELGWPPPDPRQANFDAFNSNHLLDSEPPKHTRLRSLVQLAFTPRRVEALQARIEAILDEQVRGLGARGPFDLVADYAEPLPVTVIAELLGVPEAERHALRPWSAAIVKLYEPAPTAADQAEAERAVLDFSALLRELVAQRRAQPQDDLITALVQAEEAGDRLTEQELIDTCILLLNAGHEASVNGLSAGVLALLRQREHWDALVAAAQDEDSLPVFRRAIEELLRFDTPLPMFERIVLDPLTLAGAELKPGERVALLYASANRDPEKFEAPDDLRLNRDPNPHLTFGLGIHYCLGAPLARLELALSLRALCRTLPGLRLLDPHEPGQYTGGFVIRGLARLDVQAG; encoded by the coding sequence TTGAGCGCCCCTCCCGCCCACCCTGGCCTGCCCACTTTCACACTGCCACTGGAAGACCCGGCTTTTCTGCGCGACCCCTACCCCCTGCTGGCCGAGCTGCGCGCCTGGGCGCCGGCCTTCTACGACCCCGGCATGGGGCGCGTGGTGCTCACCCGCCACGCCGAGATCTCGGCGGCGCTGCGCGACCGGCGACTGGGCCGCAGCGCCCTGCACCGCTACTCGCGCGATGAACTGGGCTGGCCGCCCCCCGACCCCCGGCAGGCCAACTTCGACGCCTTTAACAGCAACCACCTGCTGGATTCCGAGCCGCCCAAGCACACCCGCCTGCGCTCGCTGGTGCAGTTGGCGTTCACCCCCCGGCGCGTGGAGGCGCTGCAGGCGCGCATTGAGGCGATTCTGGACGAGCAGGTGCGCGGCCTGGGCGCCCGGGGACCCTTTGATCTGGTGGCCGACTACGCCGAGCCGCTGCCCGTCACGGTGATTGCCGAACTGCTGGGCGTGCCGGAAGCCGAGCGCCACGCGCTGCGGCCCTGGTCGGCGGCGATTGTCAAGCTGTACGAGCCCGCCCCCACCGCCGCTGATCAGGCCGAGGCCGAACGCGCGGTGCTGGACTTCAGCGCCCTGCTGCGGGAGCTGGTGGCCCAGCGGCGCGCCCAGCCACAGGACGACCTGATCACCGCGCTGGTGCAGGCCGAGGAGGCCGGCGACCGCCTGACCGAGCAGGAACTGATTGACACCTGCATTCTGCTGCTCAATGCCGGGCACGAGGCCAGCGTGAATGGCCTGTCGGCGGGCGTGCTGGCCCTGCTGCGCCAGCGCGAGCACTGGGACGCCCTGGTGGCCGCCGCCCAGGATGAGGACAGCCTGCCGGTCTTCCGCAGGGCAATCGAGGAACTGCTGCGCTTTGACACCCCGCTCCCCATGTTCGAGCGCATTGTGCTGGACCCCCTCACGCTGGCCGGGGCAGAGCTGAAGCCGGGCGAGCGCGTGGCCCTGCTGTACGCCAGCGCCAACCGCGACCCCGAGAAGTTCGAGGCCCCCGACGACCTGCGCCTGAACCGCGATCCCAACCCGCACCTGACCTTTGGGCTGGGCATTCACTACTGCCTGGGCGCCCCGCTGGCCCGGCTGGAACTGGCCCTGAGCCTGCGCGCCCTGTGCCGCACCCTGCCGGGGCTGCGCCTCTTGGACCCCCACGAGCCCGGCCAGTACACCGGCGGCTTCGTGATTCGCGGGCTGGCGCGGCTGGACGTGCAGGCCGGGTGA
- a CDS encoding DUF4384 domain-containing protein: MNPKRLTTLSALLGLSLAAASPAKITAQSIIVNPVETKLDVEVWVNKDASGKANPVYRKGERLSVGLKTNQDAYVYLFNVNANGEVDLFFPNSYEESNFVKAGVTRVFPPQGAKYTFTVGGPNGQDRLLALASKRELDLNDIARFAEGQGFAEVRVKGQENLAKALSIVVNPLPADGWTTDVVTFRVGGTPVSPAQGGATGTVTITPGQGQPPATGAQPQPQPQPQPTPTTSIAPGEKQDGSRDQAMVEAYARLKGEESLGAATTYAGPWGDGWWQKFRGVGAYGDAVLLHANGSSRAYAVHGMLLERYLALARAENGAARPPSRLGWAAGDEKVIPRNTYGTSGLYGFFQNGALYGTEKYGTFWLTGDVLKTYQGLGGSGSFLGFPTRDQYQIGGAWAADFEGGTIRTVNGVPKVYRK, translated from the coding sequence ATGAACCCAAAACGCCTGACCACCCTGAGCGCGCTGCTGGGCCTGAGCCTCGCCGCCGCCAGCCCCGCGAAGATCACCGCCCAAAGCATCATTGTTAACCCGGTCGAGACCAAGCTGGATGTGGAAGTCTGGGTGAACAAGGACGCCAGCGGCAAGGCCAACCCGGTCTACCGCAAGGGCGAGCGCCTGAGCGTGGGGCTGAAGACCAACCAGGACGCCTACGTGTACCTGTTCAACGTGAACGCCAACGGCGAAGTGGACCTGTTCTTCCCCAACAGCTACGAGGAAAGCAACTTCGTGAAGGCGGGCGTCACGCGCGTGTTCCCGCCGCAGGGCGCCAAGTACACCTTCACGGTGGGCGGCCCCAACGGCCAGGACCGCCTGCTGGCGCTGGCCAGCAAGCGCGAACTGGACCTGAACGACATTGCCCGCTTCGCCGAGGGCCAGGGCTTTGCCGAGGTGCGCGTGAAGGGCCAGGAGAATCTGGCCAAGGCGCTGAGCATTGTGGTCAACCCCCTGCCTGCCGACGGCTGGACCACCGACGTGGTGACCTTCCGCGTGGGCGGCACCCCTGTGTCCCCTGCCCAGGGCGGCGCCACCGGCACCGTGACCATCACGCCTGGCCAGGGCCAGCCTCCGGCAACTGGCGCGCAGCCGCAACCCCAGCCCCAACCGCAGCCCACCCCCACGACCAGCATTGCTCCCGGTGAAAAGCAGGACGGCAGCCGCGATCAGGCGATGGTGGAGGCCTATGCCCGCCTGAAGGGCGAAGAGAGCCTGGGGGCGGCGACCACCTACGCTGGCCCCTGGGGCGACGGCTGGTGGCAGAAGTTCAGAGGCGTGGGGGCCTACGGCGACGCGGTGCTGCTCCATGCGAACGGTTCCAGCCGCGCCTACGCGGTGCACGGCATGCTGCTGGAGCGCTACCTGGCCCTGGCCAGGGCGGAAAATGGCGCTGCCCGGCCCCCCAGCCGCCTGGGCTGGGCGGCGGGCGACGAGAAGGTGATTCCCCGCAACACCTACGGCACCAGCGGCCTGTACGGCTTCTTCCAGAACGGCGCCCTGTACGGCACCGAGAAATACGGCACCTTCTGGCTGACCGGCGACGTGCTCAAAACCTACCAGGGCCTGGGCGGCAGCGGTTCGTTCTTGGGCTTCCCCACCCGTGACCAGTACCAGATTGGCGGCGCCTGGGCGGCTGATTTCGAGGGCGGCACCATTCGCACGGTGAACGGCGTGCCTAAGGTGTACCGCAAGTAA
- a CDS encoding helix-turn-helix domain-containing protein, with product MPKLLKVSEVADFTGTHERTVRRWIRDGRLGAVEHPSGLRVPRRSLWRFLGLDLALSA from the coding sequence ATGCCCAAACTCCTCAAGGTCAGCGAGGTCGCTGACTTTACCGGAACCCACGAACGCACGGTGCGCCGCTGGATCAGAGACGGGCGTCTGGGTGCGGTGGAGCACCCCAGCGGCCTGCGCGTGCCCCGCCGCTCGCTGTGGCGCTTTCTGGGCCTGGATCTGGCACTGAGCGCGTAA